The following are from one region of the Ochotona princeps isolate mOchPri1 chromosome 4, mOchPri1.hap1, whole genome shotgun sequence genome:
- the LOC131480040 gene encoding mammaglobin-A-like has translation MGWIRVSSWGVNTATVNCYSQSEFLHLTHLPVHSQTQLLNMKLVMVLMLAALPLYCYAGSGCQLLEDIVAKTLDSSVSTDDYREGLKDYISTQLDEIAVNEFKECFLSYSNETLANVGVLMQSIYDSVWCELF, from the exons ATGGGTTGGATTAGGGTGTCTAGCTGGGGAGTAAATACAGCCACTGTGAATTGTTACTCTCAGAGTGAATTCCTCCATCTCACTCACTTACCAGTGCATAGCCAAACACAGCTGCTCAACATGAAGCTGGTCATGGTCCTCATGCTGGCTGCCCTCCCTCTTTACTGCTATGCAG GTTCTGGCTGCCAATTGCTGGAAGATATTGTGGCAAAGACCCTTGATTCCTCTGTGTCTACAGATGATTACAGAGAAGGTCTGAAAGATTACATCAGTACTCAACTGGACGAAATAGCCGTAAACGAATTCAAAGAGTGTTTTCTCAGCTATTCCAATGAGACTCTGGCCAATGTTGGGGTGCTGATG CAATCCATTTACGATAGTGTTTGGTGTGAGCTATTTTAA